One genomic window of Danaus plexippus chromosome 23, MEX_DaPlex, whole genome shotgun sequence includes the following:
- the LOC116774833 gene encoding golgin subfamily A member 7 — translation MMANNRIPSGPNTPGSQQTPTQQGIKIFIQRDYSEGTAVKFQTRFPPELEDRIDRQTFEFTMERLNEHFEMAETADCSTYCEGCLACLTAYFIYICTETHYEKHLRKISKFIATQNERVYNPRGIHITDPILRGLRVIEITIIDVPNCQSPTGNSTSSQLRHT, via the exons ATGATGGCAAATAATCGTATCCCGTCCGGGCCCAACACACCTGGAAGCCAACAGACTCCTACTCAGCAGGGTATTAAGATATTCATTCAAAGAGATTACTCGGAAGGGACTGCAGTTAAATTCCAAACAAGATTCCCGCCCGAGCTGGAAGACAGA ATAGATCGACAGACATTTGAGTTTACTATGGAACGTCTCAATGAGCATTTTGAGATGGCTGAAACTGCAGACTGTAGTACATATTGTGAAGGATGCCTTGCCTGCCTGACTgcatatttcatttacatttgcACGGAGACACACTATGAAAAG CAcctaagaaaaatatcaaagttcATCGCTACACAGAACGAAAGGGTATACAATCCCAGAGGTATTCACATAACGGATCCCATCCTACGAGGATTGAGGGTTATCGAAATAACGATAATAGATGTACCAAACTGTCAGAGTCCGACGGGTAATTCAACGTCCAGTCAGTTACGACACACTTGA
- the LOC116774940 gene encoding uncharacterized protein LOC116774940, which yields MFKFVVIISFAAFASGQYSASRLVRNIYNECLSQYSVECVKPRTLEWISRVAHDDEIKITDNLSIYKNSDIEDEGVADPRMAKEPAYAIIDKVDQFLQTHSLKVKVPEEIASSAASEYVPRSLLADLPSELDMPLDGEEEVETFEGRKKKIKLPKPLRIKSKHGFIKKVLLPFLLGLKFKASVLVPLALALIALKTWKALTLGLISLVLSGAMVIFKFTKPKVVNYEVIHYPQHHVEHHVDHHAPGWDAHGPYQARSYEDAHEIAYSGQI from the exons atgtttaaatttgtgGTGATCATATCGTTCGCGGCATTCGCTAGTGGCCAATACTCAGCGTCTAGACTCGTGAGAAATATCTATAATGAATGCCTGAGCCAATATTCGGTGGAGTGTGTGAAGCCGAGGACCCTGGAATGGATTTCCCGAGTAGCGCATGATGATGAGATTAAAATAACTGATAATTTATCTATCTACAAGAATTCTGACATCGAGGATGAGGGAGTCGCCGACCCTAGGATGGCTAAAGAGCCCGCTTATGCGATCATCGACAAAGTGGACCAATTCCTACAAACGCATTCCTTGAAAGTGAAAGTACCTGAAGAGATTGCCAGTAGCGCAGCATCTGAGTATGTGCCAAGGTCGCTTCTAGCTGATCTACCTTCAGAATTAGATATGCCCTTGGACGGAGAGGAGGAAGTTGAGACTTTCGAAGGAAGGAAGAAGAAGATCAAGCTCCCCAAGCCTTTGAGAATCAAGAGCA aacACGGCTTCATCAAGAAGGTGCTGCTTCCCTTCCTCCTCGGATTGAAGTTCAAGGCTTCAGTTCTCGTTCCACTTGCACTTGCCCTCATTGCGCTCAAGACATGGAAAGCTCTCACTCTTGGCCTCATCTCTCTCGTATTATCTG GTGCCATGGTCATCTTCAAGTTCACTAAACCCAAGGTTGTGAATTACGAAGTTATACACTATCCTCAGCATCATGTTGAGCACCACGTCGACCACCACGCTCCAGGTTGGGACGCCCACGGTCCCTACCAGGCTAGATCATACGAAGACGCCCACGAAATCGCTTACTCTGGCCAAATCTAA
- the LOC116774806 gene encoding uncharacterized protein LOC116774806 yields MEILDVLLVFSLLSTLKAEILFTNVRNKRANQDNFDVLLNIYKMNPLRQSNVFRTFSNQILLPRPEQRGGMNLNIKESGKEKQNRINSKRRYGEIFHHSKPSKLYTVPLNVDNIKAEKFESEDFLDRLLYINQINNDDRRDEDIDIFQNSAQKYRSNPQIKDDIFHENNDKMLPRKKTVHDKHHYRQNEVIIA; encoded by the exons ATGGAAATCTTAGACGTGCTGCTAGTGTTTTCACTTCTATCG ACACTGAAAGCTGAGATTCTTTTCACCAATGTCAGAAACAAAAGAGCCAATCAGGACAACTTCGATgtgctattaaatatttataaaatgaatccTTTGCGTCAATCGAACGTGTTCAGGAcattttcaaatcaaataCTTTTACCGCGTCCGGAACAGCGCGGCggcatgaatttaaatataaaagaaagtggcAAAGAGAAACAAAACAGAATTAATTCTAAAAGGCGATACGGCGAAATCTTTCATCATTCTAAACCAAGCAAATTATACACAGTACCTTTGAATGTAGATAACATAAAAGCTGAAAAGTTCGAGTCAGAAGATTTCCTAGATagattactatatataaatcaaattaacaaTGACGATAGAAGAGATGAAGATATTGATATCTTTCAAAATAGCGCACAGAAATACAGATCGAACCCACAAATCAAAGATGATATTTTTCATgagaataatgataaaatgttacctagaaaaaaaactgtccACGACAAACACCATTATCGACAAAACGAAGTAATAAtagcttaa
- the LOC116774798 gene encoding uncharacterized protein LOC116774798, which produces MRLFGYLILFTKFLPSLSRRQEIRWDAPAIEKEHDPHRYTSPHSLFIHDTEDKVPKSFESPDFRIEEPFFLPHAGNFKEQNRPYRMSPHHKAVGSKWHGEGMEHAGCYCNTVYKRLTLLGGCAVITTRHVLTTATSTHLIMKGRYHYPHLEDILGVWYDTNHDEFNSSMYLTPAQIFYHPLWHYPEDVNISHPFSFTFDLAVWTSTHNVYGWYFNEASTHTCARATSHPHDQQAATYPTNELFTIVGFQFMYAYKRKPMPWFKYGIRTGNRYNPCPKTEWGWFLCIYAPYLRYGIESGAVLHRAFQGRSWRYDGLIGLGAFSSSLRTMDLVHYFTILDNHRILDFLFDCYRLNRKPVWADKRFEHPLGRAPYSTGIYNIPNHLKLGVQLHFEPPYD; this is translated from the exons ATGAGACTCTTTGg gtacttaatattgtttacaaaattcCTTCCCTCGTTGTCGAGGAGGCAAGAAATAAGATGGGATGCGCCAGCCATAGAAAAAGAGCACGACCCTCATCGTTACACTTCTCCCCATTCACTTTTTATTCATGATACAGAAGATAAAGTGCCAAAGTCCTTTGAATCTCCAGATTTTCGTATCGAGGAACCATTTTTTTTGCCGCATGCAGGAAACTTTAAGGAACAGAATCGTCCTTATAGAATGTCACCCCACCATAAAGCTGTAGGTTCGAAATGGCATgga GAGGGTATGGAGCATGCTGGCTGTTATTGCAACACAGTATACAAAAGGTTAACACTACTAGGGGGATGTGCGGTCATAACTACTCGACATGTGCTCACGACAGCAACTTCCACACATCTAATTATGAAAGGCCGCTACCATTATCCCCATTTGGAAGACATCTTGGGTGTCTGGTACGACACAAATCACGACGAATTTAACAGTTCAATGTATTTGACACCCGCTCAAATTTTCTATCACCCCTTg tgGCACTATCCAGAAGACGTAAATATATCACACCCGTTCTCTTTTACATTTGATCTAGCTGTGTGGACAAGCACACATAATGTTTATGGATGGTACTTCAACGAAGCTAGCACTCACACCTGTGCGAGAGCAACTTCTCACcc GCATGACCAACAGGCCGCAACATACCCCACAAATGAACTCTTTACCATCGTTGGCTTCCAATTCATGTATGCTTACAAACGGAAACCGATGCCCTGGTTTAAATACGGGATTCGGACCGGAAATAGATATAATCCCTGTCCGAAG ACGGAATGGGGTTGGTTTCTATGCATATATGCACCTTACTTGAGGTATGGTATTGAGAGTGGAGCGGTTTTACATAGGGCATTCCAAGGTCGCTCGTGGAGATACGATGGTCTCATAGGTCTTGGAGCGTTCTCGTCCAGTCTTAGGACAATGGATTTGGTACACTACTTTACTATTCTTGATAATCACAGGATATTAGACTTTCTGTTCGATTGTTATAGACTAAACAGAAAACCGGTTTGGGCTGACAAAAGATTTGAACATCCTTTGGGAAGAGCTCCCTATTCAACgggaatatataatattccgaATCACTTAAAACTAGGAGTACAGTTACACTTCGAGCCGCCTTATGAttga